TGAGCTTCCAGTAGTCTGTTGATATACTACTTGTGCAGACTGAAAAGAGAGACCGCTGACAGTACCTGAAATTGTCATTGCAGGACAAATTGAGCTATACACACATCTCCCTGTCATGAAGCAACTAGTGGAGCAGCTCCAGCAGTGGGAGTTTCGGGTTTGTGGTGTCTTCCTTGTCGACTCCCAGTTCATGGTGGAGACTTTTAAGGTAAAAGGATGAAActaatcattcattcatttaaagTATTAACCCTGGAATTTAATTCATCATACCTGCTGTTGACAGATTTGTTTTATCCTTACCAAGCCTAAACAAACATGAAATGGGATATGGTTCTACTTTCAGTGTATTACATCCCTCTTAAAAGATAGTactgtaaatattttattaacatACAAAATCATTAACTCAAAATCATAGAGTTTCCTTTTGTCTATTTTCCAGTTCATCTCTGGTGTCATGGCAGCCTTAAGCGCCATGGTGTCTCTGGAAATTCCTCAAGTCAATATCATGACCAAGATGGACCTGCTAAGCCCAAAAGCtaagaaagaaatagaaaagTATGTACCTGGACGTCTGTTTATCTTTATTATTATCTTATTCAATAATTAAAATTTGAGTTAACTTTTAGCATGTTCATTGTTCTCACAAAAGAATGAAATAATAGAAAGTTTGACATTTTTTAAATGGAATCCTGTGGTGGATGGAGAAATGGTATAGAATTCATACAAGAGCTGATGGTTACCTTTCTGGGCGCAGATACCTGGATCCAGACATGTACTCAATGATGGAGGATAACTCTGTTGCGATGAGAAGCCAGAAGTTCCATAAACTCACCAAAGCCATTTGTGGGCTGGTAGGTGGTGATTTGGTGTTCAGTAGCATTACCACACTATTTACATTTTAAAGGATTCTCAAAGTTGCCTTACTACACTGTATATACATCATATATATTTTTCCTTTTGAGATTTTAGCGTTCACACTTATTTTGTCTTATTACTACAGATTGATGACTACAGTATGGTGAGATTTCTACCCTTTGACCGTACTGATGAGGAGGGCATCAATATAGTTCTCCAGCACATTGACTTCTCTATTCAGTATGGAGAAGACCTCGAGGTCAAGGAACCCAGGGTGAGGAACATTACTTTACACATTACCACCCATACATCATCATTTCTATAGCTTACATTGAGTTACATATCTTACAAACTGTTTTTGTaagattatattatattatttgtgTTCACACAAATGTTGATGATGAGACGGTGTACCATAAGGTAGAATTATGTATTCAATCGCTGTTATTGGCCCTTTTTCAGGAAACAGATGAAGATCCTATGAACACAAATTATGACGAACTCTTTCAAGATTCCTGATAAAGATCCTTATGATGGCATATATGTGGAGACATGAGTTAATtataatttttactttttaattagttttgtgtgtttgtgtgtgtgtgtgtatatgtgtatatatatatatatatatatatatatatatatatatatgtgtgtgtgtgtgtgtgtgtgtgtgtgtgtgtgtgtgtgtgtgtgtgtgtgtgtgtgtgtgtgtgtgtacacatacgtTTGTATCAGAGTGAGACATGAAGTGAAAGGGACAGAGTAagcagtgtggtgtgtgcaaTGCATGCATGGGAGTTAAAACACGACATTTCACAGTAATATAGGAAAGCCCCAAAAACATGTTACTTGTCTCTTGATATTTTTTCAATAAAATGTGTCACATTTTGTGGTTATTATATCCATTAAGTTATTGTCTGGAAAATGAGTAGAATGGAAAAATAGCCCCAGGAGAAGACCCGAACCTTAGACCAGCTAttacataaattgtcactaaaTAAATAGAAAAGGGCTAAAATGATATTAAGTGAATTGAATACACTTAGGCCTAGCTCTGGCAACAATGTATTCATTTGTAGTGAGGAAGCACTGCAACATTTTTGTCCATTATTAGACGTGTAGCGAAATAAACTTATAGGTAAATATACTCATTTACCTCAGCGATATTTGTTAATATAATAATGGGCCTCAAAAGAGCAGTAGAACAGGTTTCTTGGTAACGACTAGGCACACTTGCATTGGTCAGAAACATTTAGCCAAAAGATCCTTCTCCGCTCCATTGAGCTGCAGGCCGCCCTCTGGTCAAACTGCAGAACTACTGTAGCTACTGGGTGGGTCTGTGGACAGCGGAAGCATCGTCTGGCTACGCTGACATTTCATTTTGCATTTGGGGAAAATCTGAGGTCAGGATCAAAATGCCGGTAAGTTTGGATAAGTAAAATTATTAACACAACTATTACTCATTATTAACTTATATGGATATTAAGTGATACCTGTTCACCAAGCGTACATTTCGAGAGTATTAAAGCTAGCGAAAGGTGGCAAGGCGAGAGACTAACGTTAAAGTAGCTATCCGTAACTAGCACTAAGGTAAATTTGATGGGCCATCGAGACAATTTAAAGCATCCATGTTATCAGTGTCCTATCTGCATAGCAAGTCATTTCCGCTGTTGTGCATTTCTTCATCgttctaaataaaataaacatgcacAATTGAGGCGTTGTCTACGCTTGCATCGCCAAAGAAGCATTAGCCAACAAGCTAACAGAATATCGGATAGGATGGTCAAGAAGCTGGACCAATGTAGACTGGGTGTTTTAAAGCGTTTTCTTGCAActctctgtttgttttgctaTGTAACATTAAGTATACCATGTGTGTAGAAGGTGTAATTGACTCAAGTAAGATAAATCATCTGTGCCGTtttgctaacgttaatgttcGCTAACGCTGACTGTCATACTTCCTGTTTTGCATAGGCATACCATTCAAGCCTGATGGATTCCGACACCAAACTAGTGGGAAACATGGCCCTGCTTCCACTTAGAACGCAATTCAAAGGACCGGCTCCTAAAGAGAGTATGTACATTGACtacatctttttttctccaccTAAATGTTCTTCCGCTTTATCGCACTGAATTACGCTTCTTCCTTATTTGGTCAGTGCGACTTGCCTGCTACTGtaggaaatattttttttctcctgtgtgCTAATTGTGTTTGTTCCCTATTGCAGCCAAAGACCAAGATATTATTGACGAGGCTATCTATTACTTCAAAGCCAACGTTTTCTTCAAAAATTATGAAATTAAGGTGAGAAATGTACAGAAATTGCACACATTTCACTCCCAATTCCTTGGCATGCCTCAACCTGCTCCGCATATTTTACTGCCAAGGGCTCAGTGATCACAACACCTTGTACTGTGGTTTTAAACACTTATAGGTAATCTATCCCTTTCTAAATACATGGAAAAACTTGACCAGTGCCTTTTACTCATGCAATTTTTCACAGAATGAGGCTGACCGGACATTGATCTACATAACTCTCTACATCTCAGAATGCCTCAAAAAACTTCAGAAGGTAATAGAAGTCTCATTCTCTAAGTGCATAACAGGAAACATTTACAACACTTCAACCTTTTAGCTctcatttgttttaaaaaataaaataatgtgtaTATTAACCATGATTGGGTTTGTGTGGTTTTCAGTGCAGCTCACGAGgccagggagagaaggagatgtaCACACTTGGAATAACTAACTTCCCCATCCCAGGGGAGCCGGGCTTCCCTCTCAACGCCATGTATCTCAAGCCTACCAACAAGGGGGAAGAAGGTATTGCCATGGGTTTTAATCtcaaaattgaaatgaaattggCCTGCTCTTTGTGTGAAGCAGTTATGCTGTTTAGCCACACTGACATCTGTTATTTGATGCGCTATATTCAGAGAGCATGAGGGGATACTTGCAGCAGATCCGACAGGAAACAGGCTTGAGGCTGTGTGACCGTGTGTTTGATCCCCAGACAGACAAACCCAGCAAGGTGAGTGGCATTACAGTAGACGTCCATCAGATGTCTTATCCAGTACAACGTATACAACCCAGACAGGACACTTCATTTTATAACCCCTAACTCATGTAGACATGAATTGGCAGTACAAGTCTGTCATTACTGTTAGAAATCTGAAGACTATGCTTAATCTTAACAGATTTGCGTTATACAGATGCCTAAATGTAGCCTGGGTTGACCAGTCATACTCACTTTGTGAAGAGAGTCTGGATACTTTCcattgggaaatgtttccaacCTTAGCATCGTAATGGGGGTAGACTTTGCGCTAACTTCGAAATCACTGGCCCAGCCTAACCAGTCACATGGTTCAGGtattcctaacgttacttcctaaTAGCATGTGTTGCTGTTAACCACAGCCACTTTTCATCCCCTCTTGTCACTGATTGGCTCACTAACCTCGTGGCTGAgggaaacataaacacatttagAGGAGCCTGCCTAGTATCTCAGTGAGATGAAAATGAGCAGACACTAGGTGGGCAGGGCAAGGCTAGCCTAAATGGTCTTATGAGACAGTTTGATGTGACTGGTTACAAAGCCACAcgtgggtccaagtgcccacaagGACCCACGTTGGATTCTGACCAGTGGTCATTTCCCAATCTTGCCCCAACTCTCCCACTTGCTGTCAATCTTCACGGTCCTATCCACATAAAGGCAAAAATCCCCcaaaatatactatatattgaTATGTGATCAAAGAAATGGTGTTACCTGAATCAGTTAGTTACCTTCCTCCTATAACCACAGACCAACACAATTTTCTACCAAGCCATTCAGAATTGTTTTTGCTTGAGGATGCTGGTTTCACATATAAATTGCTGCTTACACTCACAAATAAATGTGAAATATCTTCTATGTAtttgtaacggatgccagctagcttagctgtccttgtggaacgttggtaaacctcactccctgacgcctcaagagtgctgctggcatgcgagccagtagcctgggctattggctcaattgttagcgcgctccgatccgaggtgctgctgtttcgcgggttcgagtccgggcgtgtgcagggctgaatcgcgcaggttcaacacaacgcaggttacattggtgccgtgacccggatcgggagtgaggtttaggggggtgagtgtaacggatgctagctagcttagctgtgcttgtggaacgttggtaaacctcactccctgaCGCCTCAAGaatgctgctggcatgcgagccagtagcctgggctattggctcaattgttagcacgctcgcctcccgatccgaggtgctgctgttcgcgggttcgagtccgggcgtgtgcagggctgaatcgcgcaggttcaacacaacgcaggttacatatTCATAAAATCCATCATCATCTTTACAGATCAGATACCGTCTTGGTGTAGGCTAGCCTTAATGtcaattgaccgatcccaagccccacctcccattgtcagtcccatagttactgttgctaagtcggACAAGTTTGCAGGAAAGTGTGCGAGAACGCGTGTTCAACATGGGGACGCAGCACCCCAGTGTATGCTGGATTTCTGGGCGTCAATTCaaataatattgatatattcaaAAACAGAGCCCAGAAAGGCCTTCAGTATGCGGAAGGGCACATTCACAATGTCCACTGTTATCAACGAGGTGGAACACTACAAATTAAAACCAATCCGGTGTTACGGATCTTAATGGGATGCATGTTAACTGGGGATAAGCATCACGAGCAGGTAGTTTACCTTATTTGCTACAGATGTGACTCTGATTCAATAAACAGGTCTGTGCAAACATATGGTGTTGACGTGtccataacaaaatctaaccatattTTGAGGATTAATTGAAGACGGGACCAAGTGCTGCAGATCCAAAGTTCCCACGCACTGGAGAGTGGCTAGCCTATAAGCAGCTCATGTTGGGGAGGTGGATATAGCTTCGCTTCGGTAGGCCGATAGCCTGCtaattattttgaatggctgctttagaaggaagagttcaaataaacatgatacaaGTGTATTGAAAAGAAACTACTAGATCTATCCGAGTTTAAACCCCACGCACGACATATCTGCATGGGAGGCAGACGCTATCAAGAGCAATTCCTTCGCTGACGTGATTTGTCTTGCACTAGACTTCATCAGTGCCCGCTTAGGCTGTACTTAATTTAAATGTGggcaatgtagtaggcctaatattgACGATTTCGAGACTGCATAGCCTATACAGCAAGGCTTTGAATCGGCACATGACTTGATCTTTAGAAGACATTGGCTATCTCGTTCAGCCATCAAATGCATCGCAGTAGGCTATTAGCCTATTGCGTTTGTTGAAAAAATAATCGTTAgcttatttctgtgaacagtcttctatcccaagttaaacatggcaagttAGCCTGTGCCTAAAGCTGAAAGTAGCctattattgttgtgtgtggCGATACGTGATTGAAGGTGTAGCCTATTTTCGCGTCTTCCAATCGTATGAGTGTGCGAGTTCAGTTCCTGCAAGGTAGGTAGGCTTTACTTTTTTGCGTAGGCTTATGTTGCCGTTTCAACAGTGAAAACCAggtttagttatgtttttgtgtgtagttatgaacacaaataaagggAACATTTTCGTACACACTCAGAATTCTTTACTGAAAAGTAGCAGTCTATCCAAAGTTGTGCAaagttaggcctatgtgtgttaacGTTTCACACGGTCAGGATATCGGATGTCACTTCTACAAGTACCCCAGGCATATATTTGAACCTTTTTGAgctctttagttatttagttacttAGGCTACTCGCAAAATAAGTATTATAGCATTCGCATAACCGGCGTATTGTCATACAGAATGGACACTAGAAAATTCAAAATTGACCGAGGTCCTCCGAAGTCCTCATTGTGACATGGTaaaagggggcggggcttgggatcggtcaatttGTAACATAACTTTGTGTAGCAGTGCTATCTTTGAAGGAAGCTATTGTTCAAATGTCTGCATggtttaaaatatatatttttttcctcttACAGTGGTGGGTCTGCTTTGTGAAAAAACAGTTCATGAACAAAAGCCTATCTGCTCCTGGACAGTAGATGGCACCTCAGGATGGCTGTTGGTACTTAACTCTGtgcaatgtggaaaaagtgttTTTTATGTCCATTCCCCCTCTTGTATGTGCATTCACATACTTATGTTTTGGCCATTTTTGTACTCAAGAACGTTTCCATTTCATTTAATCAGATAGAGCTAAAGCTTCATGAAATAAACAATCTTTAAAACAGTATTTTGTCTGTTTTGACTGAAGAGACAAAATATAatctttatttatgtatttattggGCATAAATTACAATGACTTGATGCTAAAATGATAACACAAAACACGCTGACAACTGAAGTACTATATAGAAAGAATGCTTTTCACAGTATGCACAACCTGTATTGAGTTCTATATCCTTTATAAATGAGGAGGAACATCTATATTGCTTGATGCCAACTTTCATTACCGACCTGGTTCATCTGACAGTTATGCATACACAGATCTTCTTAAAAATCCTCAATCTAATGAAACACATGATCACACAGCGGGCTTTTAAGGGCTTTCGGACCCCTTGTAAATAGTTTCACCCCAGTGAATTCACTCATCAAATTAATGTCATTATAAAGTGCTTACCAACACAGTTAGGAGGGAAACACTTGGTGCAGGTAAATCTAACAAGAACTTAATTCACTTCATTGTGCACATTAGAGGACCAGTGTGAAGTTACATGATTAGATTACACAAAACTAAAACGATTTGAGAAAACTGAGAAACCAAAGCAGTTGAGATAGGCGTATCATAAGAAAATGAGTTCTACAAGTAACATTGTTCAATGGTAGGGcaacaaaaaaacagataaCCTGTTAGCAAAACCAGCCCAAATCCCACAATACCATTGCCCTTCAGAAAGGACTTGTGTGGAAGACTAAAATCAGGCTGACTAAGGTCAGTATTAACCACCGGATGGGTAATAAAAATAGTCTTAATGTGATACAGCTTACTATTAAACAAGCGTGTGGCTGGGTGTTCAGACATTGATTGACATTGCTATGGTACAGCacatatttacatacacaaaaaatactTCTTTTGAGATTATGCAGTAATACAAAAAATATGCTCTATCCCTCAAGCAAATATCTAACATTTTTGGTTTGTCCAAAACAACTGATTCAAAACCAATCCATAAGAAACATCCTGACATCGATTTGACATCACTGGATTCCTTGCTTGCAAGAAAAACAAATTAAGGCAGCAGAGAGAGCATCAAGCCTCTGTTAGGAGACTATTGCATCATGACTCTTGATATctccaggagaggaggaggggggctaTGGTAGTTACTGGAATTTCAAAAACTAAAACCTCAAATACCTCTGAAATTGTATAGTATTGTAAGATACTGGCTCAGTGGCAGGAGAacgaagagagggggaggggaggggggcatgcAATACATCTCATCTAAATCCcacaataaataataaagaggaaacactttttaaaaagcTAGGGGAACAAACATTCAGGGGAAAAATCCAAATGaccttgttttaaatgtagctTGCTTAAATTCCATCTCCCAGTGACAAGGTGCAAAAGTCTATTAAGGGATGACAGGTTGTCAAGTcatcctcttttcttttttttttttggagcgaggggtggggggctgaaagacaaagagagaaaaaaggttaTCAGCAGATTTTACATTTCCCATAGGGCACCATGTATTTACCTGCCAACATTTCTACTGATCAGGGCTTTCACACTGGTGTTCTGTATATCTATATACGTCTCATCTTAACAATGAAACAATTCCAAAAAGCTACACGCTACAAATGCATTTGATCCCTAAATACCAATTACCCTTCAAATCCACCTACTATATATTGGCCAGTGTCTCTGAAAGAAACACTATGCAGAGAATGACTTGGAGAAAGTTGTAATGAAAAATGTATTAGAGTAAAGAGCTGAAACAGAAACGAGTCCTCTTTCTCTACTTATGAGATATACATGCAAAAGGGAACCAACAGGTTTCTATATTGGTTCACTGCTTGGTGTATTTAAAGACAGAAGACAGCAGAACTCTCCACAGAGAATGAGCTAATAGGGCCTTTTGTCACACACTGCTTCAGTCACTGTGTCTGTGGAATTAAGCATTCTGCGGTAGCTAACCTGACATAAGTCCCTTCCAGTAATGActatatttatgttctgttggaggtgcaaacaaaaaTGCATCACCATTGAGATCACACAGAAAGGAGATAGCTGAAGGGTTCTAAAAGTATTTTATCATGTTTATTTGTATAATGAAATCACAGTTTTTATAGCTATCCATGTGTGCTCACTTCTGGCACCTTCGCTATCGttttggtaactataacaaGCTATTTGACATCTTTAGAACACTTAACATATCGGAAATGCCTAATGCCGAGTTACTCCAGTCTAGATTTTTTTGACATTAATCACTCCTATGAAAtattgctattgtctatccaaagtaaggtttcgaagttaactgatggtcaaatcaaccaaaactTGCCTGTCAATCTGTAATTTATCTTTCAGTCCATACGGTGCATATCTACTTTTATCCAAGGTGAGTTTTCCATAGCTGTCAAAGCACCTCCaatattgtttgcacctccGACATCATGGAGCGGAGTTGAGTGTTATGTGACATAAGCTTGTGTGAAATAATTAAATGACAGATTGGTTTTAGTTTGAGATTATGTACCTCATGCTTTACCCACACTATAATCTGGAAGTCAGCCATCAATTACTCTGAACCCATCTAAGTGACCATAAACTTAAATCATCTTGTAATATTTATGTGttcacatttattttgactGGCTATGTTTAAGTATTGTCCgttgtgtttttgttgatgttcacAAACTAGTTAACTTGTAATTAAGCTATAATTCAGACGATGGCAGCGACACTAACGGTACATATTATACACTGCTAAGTCACCTAGCTGACATGATACAAAAGTGAGGAGAGTAAATTGTACCTTCACTATCACTGAGAAATGTCATAGTATTTCTTCTCATTGAGACTCTTTGTTGCATGATCTTGACATTTATATGAGAAAaggaataaagaataaagactTAATTTGATACTCACCCTTGGGAATATCTGAGCAGTAGTAAAAAACCCTAGTCAAATGCCATTTCCTGGCTCTTCCGCACACAGCGGGCCACTTTTCTCTTGAACTCGCCATTGGGGTCTTCCCGCCACTCTTTCTGTGGTGATGGGAAAACACAAAGTTATGTTGTGCGGTCCAGTCCACCAAGGGGTTTTTAATATGCACCGCTTCTTACGCTGTGATGTATAAAGACCCATAAGTATATTCTAATAAAGACGTTTCTCACACATTAATTAATCCCTAGCCCTGGATTAAAAGACACTTTAAGGATAGCCATTGAAAAATAAATCTTTCACTCTGACAATATGCTTAATCCATGTATTGGAAACCGGCCCTTTGTTTATTCATTCCTCTAGTCTACAGTATATCCTCCAAGGTAATAAGAGTTTACAATTAGCCGTGGAAGGGTATtacaatggagaaaaaaaattgaTGACTGAAGCGCTCATGTCCAAAACACTCAAACAATACACAGAGCTTTTCTCATTAACTCACAGCAGCATCTACG
The Alosa alosa isolate M-15738 ecotype Scorff River chromosome 12, AALO_Geno_1.1, whole genome shotgun sequence DNA segment above includes these coding regions:
- the gpn3 gene encoding GPN-loop GTPase 3, which codes for MPRFAQLVMGPAGSGKSTYCSTMIQHAESINRSIQVVNLDPAAEYFSYPVMADIRELIQVDDVMEDDSLRFGPNGGLVFCMEYFATNFDWLEESLGHVEDDYILFDCPGQIELYTHLPVMKQLVEQLQQWEFRVCGVFLVDSQFMVETFKFISGVMAALSAMVSLEIPQVNIMTKMDLLSPKAKKEIEKYLDPDMYSMMEDNSVAMRSQKFHKLTKAICGLIDDYSMVRFLPFDRTDEEGINIVLQHIDFSIQYGEDLEVKEPRETDEDPMNTNYDELFQDS
- the arpc3 gene encoding actin-related protein 2/3 complex subunit 3, producing MPAYHSSLMDSDTKLVGNMALLPLRTQFKGPAPKETKDQDIIDEAIYYFKANVFFKNYEIKNEADRTLIYITLYISECLKKLQKCSSRGQGEKEMYTLGITNFPIPGEPGFPLNAMYLKPTNKGEEESMRGYLQQIRQETGLRLCDRVFDPQTDKPSKWWVCFVKKQFMNKSLSAPGQ